GAGGATCAATCCGATCCTTGAGTGTACCAGTGATGTCATTGCAGGGTAAAGTCTTATCAGACCTGGAGTGACCTGAGATTGCCTGAAACCTTCCACTGGATTGTGGGAGTAACTCACCTGGCGTCGACACCCTGTTAATTCAGGATCAAGGGACCTAAGGTCATACTGATATTATCTGCTTTTTTTAAAGTACCAACCGAATCCAAATAGTAACGGAGACAACCAGTAATGGCGGAAAACGTATTGGAATTTACTGATGCCAACTTCCAGTCTGAAGTATTGGAAGCATCTGAGCCTGTATTAGTCGACTTCTGGGCCCCCTGGTGTGGTCCCTGCAAAATGATGATGCCAACCATCGAGGAAATTGCCAGCGACTACTCAGGCCGTGTGCGTGTTGGAAAGCTGAATACCGATGAAAACCCCGGTATTGCTTCCGCAAGCAGCATCAGCGCCATCCCGACCGTAAAACTTTATAAAGGTGGTCAAGTGGTTGAAACGTTTGTGGGTGTGACTCCCAAAGAACGTTTCGCAGCATCACTGGACAGCCAGCTGTAACCACAGTGTGTTGAGTGGTTATTGAACTCATGTGGGCAGAGAGGAGGAGCTGATCCTGCCTTTCTGCCCTTTTTGTCGTTGAACCGACGCGCGTTCCCGATTGAACTGATTGCATAGTGGAAAGGGATTTCACAGCATCAGTCTCACACGGGAGCAACAGTCAGACGCTTCTCAGGGAAAGGAATCCCGGTATGAGCGAAGAAACCAGCCCGGATCAGAAATCTCAGACTTCCCCGCCTTTTGCGGGTTTCAAGCCTCCTGCGCCGGAACCTGAAGAATCTCATCCCCTGCCCGGCCCTGACGGAATCCAGCGTCGTCTGGACGTTCCGCATCGCGATTCCGAACTCACCTCGGAAGCTGACTCCAGTTTCAGTGCAGAGAAACAGGCTGCGCTGGAAGCAAGCCTCTCCCATGCTGCGGGTGCGGGTGAGACACAGAGCCAGGGTGCGAACGAATCGGGAACCTCACTGACCGGCGCAGAACTGCTGAACCAGGCGGGTGAAATTGCAAACTACCTGAAAACCCAGTTCGCCGAAATCAGTCGACGGGAACAGACGCTCAACAGTCAGCTGGGTGAAATCGATAACGAACGTCGTAAGATCCGCATGTGGGTCTCGCAGATCGAAGAGCAGTACGACGAGCGGGAAGCCAGTATTCGGGATAAAGAAACCGAGCTGATCCGTAAAGCGGTCGAGTGCGAGAAGCTGGCGAAAACGGTTCAGCACGAACAGGAAAAAGTTTTCGAAGCCCAGGATCGGATCGAACAGGAACGCAGCGAAATGCGTGACCTGATCCTGATGGAATTTGCAGAACAGCGAGAATCCCTGGAACGCCAGCGTCTGGATCTGATCAACGAACGGA
The DNA window shown above is from Gimesia sp. and carries:
- the trxA gene encoding thioredoxin, translated to MAENVLEFTDANFQSEVLEASEPVLVDFWAPWCGPCKMMMPTIEEIASDYSGRVRVGKLNTDENPGIASASSISAIPTVKLYKGGQVVETFVGVTPKERFAASLDSQL